In Streptomyces puniciscabiei, a single genomic region encodes these proteins:
- a CDS encoding alpha/beta fold hydrolase produces the protein MTADLRRAGAEPGESVPAEPATRPPRSRLRRWMRRAALGCAVVLVVVTAASFVYNAVTAGRAAPPRGLRYVQAADIRTRYQTWGTAGPPVVLVHGAFESVDTWSRLAPLLARDHRVYALDLTGDGYSERHGPYTVGHFTRQLLGFLDAMHLGGPGERPLLVGHSSGAAVVAEAALRAPGRLGGVMLLDGDALDTGAGPPPAFKYVLIDPYRTSLLRLGLGIDAVIRGIYDAQCGPACPRLDAAGLDQWRRPLRVPGAESALWSMLAAGVPGLPADRVARLAAVRLPKSVVFGAQDDVFTPRTPQETARRIGAPPATLIPGARHLTMISSPRAVVTAVDRLTAASIAASR, from the coding sequence GTGACAGCTGATCTTCGCCGAGCCGGAGCCGAACCCGGGGAATCGGTCCCCGCCGAGCCCGCGACCCGGCCACCCCGCTCCCGGCTGCGGCGTTGGATGCGGCGGGCCGCGCTGGGCTGTGCCGTCGTGCTGGTGGTCGTCACGGCGGCCTCGTTCGTCTACAACGCCGTCACGGCCGGGCGCGCCGCGCCGCCCCGGGGCCTGAGGTACGTGCAGGCCGCCGACATCCGCACGCGCTACCAGACCTGGGGCACGGCGGGCCCACCGGTCGTCCTGGTGCACGGCGCCTTCGAATCCGTGGACACCTGGTCGCGCCTCGCCCCGCTGCTCGCCCGCGACCACCGGGTGTACGCGCTCGACCTGACGGGCGACGGATACAGCGAGCGCCACGGCCCCTACACCGTCGGCCATTTCACCCGGCAGCTGCTGGGCTTCCTGGACGCCATGCACCTCGGCGGTCCGGGCGAGCGCCCGCTGCTGGTGGGGCACTCCAGCGGGGCCGCCGTGGTCGCCGAGGCGGCGTTGCGGGCCCCTGGCCGGCTGGGGGGCGTGATGCTCCTCGACGGCGACGCCCTCGACACGGGCGCCGGACCGCCGCCGGCCTTCAAGTACGTGCTCATCGACCCGTACCGCACCAGCCTGCTGCGGCTCGGGCTCGGCATCGACGCGGTGATCCGCGGCATCTACGACGCACAGTGCGGGCCCGCCTGTCCGCGCCTGGACGCCGCCGGTCTGGATCAGTGGCGACGACCGCTCCGGGTGCCGGGCGCGGAGAGCGCGCTGTGGAGCATGCTGGCCGCCGGGGTGCCGGGGCTGCCGGCGGACCGGGTGGCCCGGCTCGCCGCGGTGCGCCTGCCCAAGTCGGTGGTGTTCGGTGCCCAGGACGACGTGTTCACCCCGCGGACACCGCAGGAGACCGCCCGGCGCATCGGCGCCCCGCCGGCGACGCTGATCCCGGGTGCCCGGCATCTGACGATGATCTCCAGTCCTCGGGCGGTCGTTACGGCCGTGGACCGACTCACGGCGGCCTCGATCGCGGCATCCCGCTGA
- a CDS encoding HSP90 family protein gives MTLPETPSSPAGTDRTFQVDLRGLVDLLSHHLYSSPRVYLRELLQNAVDALTARHGLEPAATAGAFGIRLYADGSVVRVEDDGVGLTEADVHTFLATIGRSSKRAERIAEQRADFIGQFGIGLLSCFLVADEIHVLSRSARTPDAPVVEWRGRGDGSYTVRTLPASARPRPGTTVTLTPRADAGEWTRPAQVHALARHFGSLLRHPVTFDDGTGGPDGAGASVNPEPAPWARTYPTPGARARALAAYGEDVFGFTPLDTIELDLPAVGLKGIACVLPEAVPAGRRHGHRVHVKGMLLSEQAEEILPEWAFFVRCVVDAESLRPTASRESLYEDDTLAAVRDALAERLRAWIARTAASDPELLGRFLHAHHLAVKSLAVHDDEILRMLLPWLPFETTDGHATLDEFARTHRTVLVTSSVEEFRQVAAIASAAGLGVVNGGYTYDRELVHRLPEIRPEVSVADLDPATLTAHLDPVDRETELAAAAYLALARDALAVFDCDVALRTFQPASAPALLLDSREARHERTRSRLAREQQGGLWGDILGHLRQEAPRAQLILNQLKPLVRTAVAIDEPELARTSAEALYGQAAMLSRRPLRPAESSLINRSFLDLLAHALRKDS, from the coding sequence ATGACTCTGCCCGAAACCCCCTCGAGCCCGGCCGGCACCGACCGCACCTTCCAGGTGGATCTGCGCGGCCTCGTCGACCTCCTCTCCCACCACCTCTACTCCAGCCCCCGCGTCTACCTGCGCGAACTCCTGCAGAACGCGGTGGACGCGCTGACCGCACGCCACGGCCTCGAACCGGCCGCCACCGCCGGCGCCTTCGGCATCCGCCTGTACGCCGACGGTTCGGTGGTACGGGTCGAGGACGACGGCGTCGGTCTCACCGAGGCCGACGTGCACACCTTCCTCGCCACGATCGGCCGCAGCAGCAAGCGGGCCGAGAGGATCGCCGAGCAACGCGCGGACTTCATCGGCCAGTTCGGCATCGGCCTGCTCTCCTGTTTCCTGGTGGCGGACGAGATCCATGTCCTGAGCCGTTCCGCGCGCACCCCCGACGCCCCCGTCGTGGAGTGGCGGGGACGCGGTGACGGCAGCTACACCGTGCGGACCCTGCCCGCCTCCGCCCGCCCCCGGCCGGGCACCACCGTCACCCTGACCCCGCGCGCCGACGCGGGCGAGTGGACCCGGCCGGCCCAGGTGCACGCGCTGGCCCGCCACTTCGGCTCCCTGCTGCGCCACCCGGTGACCTTCGACGACGGCACGGGCGGCCCGGACGGCGCAGGTGCGTCCGTCAACCCCGAGCCGGCACCCTGGGCGCGTACGTATCCCACACCGGGAGCACGCGCCCGCGCGCTCGCCGCGTACGGCGAGGACGTCTTCGGGTTCACGCCGCTGGACACCATCGAGCTGGACCTGCCGGCCGTGGGCCTCAAGGGCATCGCGTGCGTGCTGCCCGAGGCGGTGCCGGCCGGCCGCCGCCACGGACACCGCGTGCACGTCAAGGGCATGCTGCTGTCCGAGCAGGCCGAGGAGATCCTGCCCGAGTGGGCGTTCTTCGTCCGCTGCGTCGTCGACGCCGAGAGCCTGCGCCCGACGGCGTCCCGCGAGTCCCTGTACGAGGACGACACCCTCGCCGCCGTACGCGACGCCCTCGCCGAACGGCTGCGCGCGTGGATCGCGCGGACCGCCGCCAGCGACCCGGAGCTCCTCGGCCGCTTCCTCCACGCCCACCACCTGGCCGTGAAGTCGCTCGCGGTGCACGACGACGAGATCCTGCGGATGCTGCTGCCGTGGCTGCCGTTCGAGACCACCGACGGACACGCCACGCTGGACGAGTTCGCGCGCACCCACCGCACCGTGCTCGTGACCTCCAGCGTGGAGGAGTTCCGGCAGGTCGCGGCGATCGCCTCGGCCGCCGGACTCGGCGTCGTCAACGGCGGCTACACCTACGACCGTGAACTGGTCCACCGGCTGCCCGAGATCCGGCCGGAGGTCAGCGTCGCCGACCTCGACCCGGCGACCCTCACCGCCCACCTCGACCCCGTCGACCGGGAGACGGAACTGGCCGCCGCGGCCTACCTCGCCCTGGCCCGCGACGCCCTCGCCGTCTTCGACTGCGACGTCGCGCTGCGCACCTTCCAGCCGGCCTCCGCGCCCGCCCTCCTCCTCGACAGCCGCGAGGCCCGGCACGAGCGCACCCGTTCCCGGCTCGCCCGCGAGCAGCAGGGCGGCCTGTGGGGCGACATCCTCGGGCATCTGCGTCAGGAGGCCCCACGGGCCCAGCTGATCCTCAACCAGCTCAAGCCGCTGGTCCGTACGGCCGTCGCCATCGACGAACCCGAACTGGCCCGCACCAGCGCCGAAGCCCTCTACGGACAGGCCGCGATGCTGTCCCGGCGCCCGCTCAGGCCCGCCGAGTCGAGCCTCATCAACCGCTCCTTCCTCGACCTTCTCGCCCACGCCCTGCGCAAGGACAGCTAG